From one Nilaparvata lugens isolate BPH chromosome 2, ASM1435652v1, whole genome shotgun sequence genomic stretch:
- the LOC111044969 gene encoding uncharacterized protein LOC111044969, translating into MYIKQRNHKPTLEEVAPTILEIARLKREIRRRHKEIMLGRRIAEEKHVEHFKPLAEPLVNLVETFQQMPVQQPQLPPSRASKKRPRYLKPRIKMRFRHVKGRQRQSKPELLSSEHRPFSAASTHHTYPTPPTTPFVKDGTYTRRGLTGASKAKHKLQLSSIDEESPTFESYGTGEVSSPMAGTSRVGRQLWKAGKQAFEGDDGEEYNMSRGYDDSSDEELSGDGQDDDKNVEQLLNESHGTTVQNILDQTDLAGKQVADYIRGSLSKDNDDFDDTFGPRVRDNAYYLGNKYLTFGEDGDEIVLTDPVDQEEKTFTATLGLCELIFKKNPNRVLVESADRQAYGEILNWTSVYRQNNDPRGEIVNYNKAKYKNTIKRLLDDSRDGGQRHSERQVTGRGSIAPRRDFSKEKSQKIYRGRGVLSAIKGAAGTIVNKAIDILPVELHIPGYQYCGPGTKLQKRLAQGDPGINKLDQACKEHDIAYSKSGDTASRAVADSILAERAWDRVRSDDAGVLEKAAALAVTNIMKAKAKFGGGMKRSLKEVSRVVGKGKKQKIQPSKQKSMKGGRGLYLRHQKPKVGTGLYLRQQRSKVGKGLYLRKQRTATP; encoded by the coding sequence atgtatatcaaacaaaggaaccatAAGCCAACATTGGAGGAGGTTGCTCCTACCATATTGGAGATTGCTAGGTTGAAGCGTGAAATCAGAAGGAGGCATAAGGAAATCATGCTGGGTAGACGGATTGCAGAAGAGAAACATGTGGAACACTTCAAACCTCTAGCTGAGCCACTAGTCAACCTAGTCGAAACCTTCCAACAGATGCCAGTTCAACAACCACAACTACCTCCATCAAGAGCATCCAAGAAGCGTCCCAGGTATCTGAAGCCTAGAATAAAAATGCGCTTCAGGCATGTGAAGGGTAGGCAGAGACAATCCAAGCCAGAGTTGTTATCATCAGAACATCGTCCTTTCTCAGCAgcatcaacacaccacacataTCCTACTCCACCAACAACACCATTTGTTAAAGATGGCACATATACAAGGCGTGGACTTACTGGTGCAAGTAAAGCTAAACATAAGCTCCAACTCTCCAGCATTGATGAAGAGTCACCAACATTTGAATCATATGGAACTGGAGAAGTTTCAAGTCCAATGGCAGGCACCTCAAGAGTTGGACGGCAACTATGGAAAGCAGGAAAGCAAGCATTTGAAGGGGATGATGGTGAGGAGTATAATATGAGTAGAGGATATGATGATAGCAGTGATGAGGAGCTGTCTGGAGATGGAcaggatgatgataagaatgttgaacaattattgaatgaaagtcaCGGTACAACAGTTCAGAATATCCTTGATCAAACTGATCTAGCTGGAAAACAGGTAGCTGATTACATTAGAGGATCATTGAGCAAGGACAATGACGATTTTGATGACACTTTTGGGCCAAGAGTGAGAGACAATGCTTACTACCTGGGCAATAAGTATTTAACTTTTGGAGAGGATGGTGATGAAATTGTGCTGACTGACCCTGTAGATCAGGAAGAAAAGACCTTCACAGCTACATTGGGACTTTGTGAGTTGATTTTCAAGAAGAATCCAAATCGTGTATTAGTTGAATCTGCTGACAGACAGGCCTATGGAGAAATATTGAACTGGACCAGTGTGTACAGACAGAACAATGATCCAAGAGGTGAGATTGTTAACTACAACAAAGCCAAGTATAAGAATACAATCAAACGCCTTTTGGATGATAGCAGAGATGGTGGTCAAAGACATTCTGAGAGACAAGTGACTGGGAGAGGATCTATTGCTCCAAGGCGTGATTTTAGTAAGGAGAAAAGTCAGAAGATCTATAGAGGAAGAGGTGTTCTGTCAGCTATCAAGGGAGCTGCTGGTACAATAGTTAATAAGGCAATCGACATTCTACCAGTTGAACTTCATATCCCTGGCTATCAATACTGTGGACCAGGAACAAAACTTCAGAAGCGATTAGCACAAGGTGATCCAGGAATCAACAAACTTGATCAGGCTTGTAAGGAGCATGATATTGCCTATTCCAAGAGTGGTGATACAGCAAGTAGAGCAGTAGCAGACAGCATCTTGGCAGAGAGAGCCTGGGACAGAGTGAGATCTGATGATGCAGGGGTGTTGGAAAAagctgcagcactagcagtcacCAACATCATGAAGGCTAAGGCGAAATTTGGGGGAGGTATGAAAAGATCATTGAAGGAAGTCAGCAGGGTGGTTGGGAAGGGGAAGAAACAAAAGATTCAACCATCAAAGcaaaaatcaatgaaaggaggtcgaggtctttacttgagacatcagaaaccaaaggttggtacaggtctttacttgagacagcAGAGATCAAAGGTTGGtaaaggtctttacttgagaaagCAGAGAACAGCAACACCTTAG